DNA sequence from the Oryza brachyantha chromosome 5, ObraRS2, whole genome shotgun sequence genome:
TATAATAAAACTCAGCCCGCCAATCAACCaggcaggagatcggacttaaccaagacagtccTGTTCTACTTGATCGACGAGTTTTGATAGAcatgaacttacattgcgaagctgacaaacctcgtgCCGAAAGCCCAAGCAAGTTGAAGGTTTTGGCGATGTACCGAAGTTGAGTTGATTGATCtgaagatgatttacaatgaccttgggcacacatatttataccatcGGGTGCTAACTAACCTAGCTGGATAAGAATCCGTATTAACAACTAACTTGTTGTACCCggactttaattaaatataaaaatcctaaacaaactctaagataaagcTTAACTAAACTACACGGACTTACAactaatatcaaatatatctccaaaccttgggcccaatcggactccactTTCTATCCGATTCGGACTCTATCGACTGCATCCGTACTGTTTTCAATCTCCTTCCTCCAGCCGATTCGCCCCGTCTTgaccgattcggtctttagtTGTTTTAATCCATAATAgtgatttgccaaaatctggcgttaacacaaTGGCAACAAATTTATCACTCTCCTCTCACAAGTCTTATGTGAGAGATTAAACTCTTCACAtaaagagtggcaaaaagaaTTAAAAGTCCCCCCAACTCGTTGCCCCTTAGGCtcttccttctcttcctcttcacccccctcctctttctccttGGTTCTTCAAGCTTGGTGAAAGGGACACTCTGGTCTTTCCAGTGGCGGATCTAGCAAATGTTATCAAGGGGTTTGAATAAATTAGATAGAGATACATCATCTGTTTCTATTGAtcttttacataaaattttatagagaaCCTTAGTGAGGGCTCCTATGGTCCTAACGGGGTAGCGGGGGCTCGAGCACCCGCCACCCCTATATAGATCTGTCCCTTGGTCCTTCATTCTCTCCAGGTACATAAGGTTTGAGGTTGCTAAGTTATTTCATTTCCTGATAATTTGTACAAGTTGGCTCGGTTGTTAGGAAAGATAGCAGACCTTTTCCTATGGTGAAACAATCATCGACTAGGATTGatatttttccctctttttttggttgaacGATGACAGAAGATCCACTAGAATATATTAGGAGTAGAAATTACAAAACGGAGTTAATGTTAAGAAAGAGATTAGGAAACTTATAATGCGAATAGATACAGCTAAGCTTCAAGGAAGTTTGAAAGCTATATTTCTAGGATCTCTGTCTTGTTTGGCTAGGGAAGCCACCTGTTGCTCAATTTTTGAACGATTACTGAAAATTCTACAATTCCTTTCTATTCAAATATTCAACAAGTTGGGTAGCCTGGTGCAAGTGCGGTAGACTGGTGCCTAATCTATGTGAGAAGAATTGGAACAATTTCTCCTGTTTGTCATTCTGCGAGATTACGGTTCCACTCCGCGTTGCAAgaaatgtatattgtttgttttgcttcCTTGTATTTGCCCTcatatggaatttttttgtgtttgcccacccccccccccatctTTTAACCAAGTAAGCCTAGATCTTTCTCCAAtccgtattttattttatggaaGAAGTCCACCAAAAGTCCTTGAACTTAAACATGAGTCCATTTTTTGTCCTTTAATCagaataccagaaatgtgtatCCCTAAACTTGTAAAATCCGTTTAAAAAAGATCCCTCGGCAGTATTGACTCACATTTTGACTGGTTttgtgtcacgccctgagtttatcctaagccttaattcataaaaaaaaattcgtaaataacaattagcttaattaactcaggaaaaatccctctaaagagattaatttaattaaatcgaggttcgcaaatcgattaactggatttaaactcaaattgcagaagtataaaatttggccaaacaaattaatttaaaattcggcaaaagtgaggcttttctttttcccctcctttttctttctttttcccttccttctcaaattggggccgaagtccaattttcctcctcactccttttcctttttcctttttctcttttcccctctcccttcctgGGCCGACCCAGCCgtgccggcccacctctccctccaggccggcccagccggcCGGCACAGCACGCCCGCACCGtgcgaagtccgcgccgcctccccgcactggccgagtccgcgccgccgccgagtccacCGGTCGCCGCAACCCCCGCCGCGTCCTTCGCCTGAACCGAACTCCCTCAACGGTcgtccccgccctagccgcgccaccccccCACTATAAATCCTCCTGGCCCAAGCGCCGTCACCGTTTTTCCCCTCGCTCGTGCGCCGCCGTTCCTTTCCGCCGTCGACCGAACCCACCGTCGGACACTGCAAGTCGCCGCCCGtccgcgtcaccgcctccgcctcgaactcgccgaccctctgccagccttcaccgccgccggtgggcacctCAGCGCCATTCGCCGCCCCTCCGCTCCCTTCCCGCCCCTCCGCTCCCTTCGCCGCGTCCGatcccttcgccgccgcatccgatctcgccgtcggacgccgcTCATCGCCGTCCATCCGCGTCAcccccgtcgcctcgccgtcgccgaccctcCGCTCTTTCGCCTTCGCCGGTGAGCGACCccactcccctctccctcctcgtccTTCCCCTTcggtcgtcgtcctcggcccgcgcgccgtcgccgcgcatGCACGCCGtaggtcgccgcctccgcgccagccgggcgccgtctccaccgccacgcggtcgccgtgccgtcgccgccggcacccGTCGCTGCTTGTCGTCGTCATGTGTCGTCGCCCTGTCGCGCGCCCGCGgtgcgtcgcgccgccgtgcgccgtcgctgccATCGTcgcgcccgtcgtcgccgtgttgccgcgccgtcgccgtcgcgtcgtgcgccgccactTTCGCCGCCTGCTGGtcagcgccgccggccgagcatctcccctccccgctcccctgctctctctctctctctgaccgatgggtcccacccgtcggccacacctcctcttccctccctctctcccgaccgacgggtcccacccgtcagccaccggacgccccttcctctctctctccttcccgggacccacctgtcatccacccgccacccctctctctcaccgataggtggaccCCATCTGTCGGCGCGCCATCTCCCCTCTGTTGATGTCAGCGccccatttaattgcgcaataattgatttaggacttttctgtttagttaaaaacccataaaacttctaaaattcataagtaattcatctagtctccgtttagatccattcaagtttcattaaatccagaaaaatgttaaaaatccattaaaaatagtttctttctctgtttcagtagttttacagtctgtttttccttgttttgccttgtttgtcgtaggttttgatcCTGTCGCAGcgtcgttcgttcccgaagtcgtcaccgaagttcctcgtgggtctaagcaaggcaagtggcacccttctttgatcatattgattccatgtttataaaattccccgcttttatattcaaacatgcattgtattcaaatgtatttactttatttatctattaggcaattaccaatatatccgttgattcccactcattattattgtcatcccaaggttaatttgactagaattagggttagtcaatgcttagccatgcttagttcaactagctcaccaattattatttgattattgattaaactttgatagacctttaatggttgtgatcattattaatatcccgttcagaattaatacaactaaaatattgcttatggtgggctgtgggtgcatggttttgagagtcatgcccatggcaattaaggaccggttctcaggaaaccctgaaagtcttacacgtactaaccacaaaccagaatgggcaacgttgagactcgtaatctagtttatccctattcgacgtaccaaggcaagggtgagcgttgatggagtatggacgggcaatcgtggtgaaacgaaagcctctgctgcttccggattcaccaaggcacaagaggggactgcccgacttggtgtaaaggagggggtgaaacctgaagtacggtgtgattgtctagggagggttaggtgaaaggtcttatcatggtttccgtactaaggtatcgtggtgatatgttggggcatggtaacatgcttgggagctatgtcttgtgggtaaagttgtacacctctgcagagtaaaactattcgaatagtcgtgcccgcggttattgggcgaactgacagattcactgggattagttgaaccattaataacctgatcaatcttggaactggtttgaccctgcgcaacgtggtgtaacgctggcagtggtttgggtctgtcgcaacgtggtctaacgttggacagagggttgaccctgttgcagtgtggtgtaacgctggacagtggtttgggtctgttgcaacgtagtgtaacgttggacagtggatgattattttaaatgtttctcTACTTtcatttcagtctattttatctactgttttgctaaattactgccgctgtatgcaagttaaccttagcctatccttgttatcctattgcattcattatttctctctcttgggtgttacttattgaatacggtggtttgtactcagccagCCTTAATTTTCCctaccagagcaagtgccagagtctGAGTCAGAAGtttgttccaaaggttgaagcgaggttcagtccgccgtcgagaatgcctgtggtgtggagccgtcatcgccagctaaagctgaagattagatggtttagtttgtttccttttccgctgcatttcgatagataagtgtttttatttgtttttaggtCGTGGAACagtttattaatttgtcatagtgtgtactcgggctgatttctggaccgagatttaatacatgctattgttcagaaatttggtgtaaatttctggacgtgaTATTTTCTGATGTGGCGTTTAGtggatcccacatgtcagattttttaaatttttttctatcatcctctcccttcctctcctctctcttcttcgtctcttcttcctctctccttagctcatggccggcggcgggcggtgcCAGGCTGCGGCGTGgtcggcaggcggcggcgtcctgcGGAGATGAATGTTCCCAGAGCGAAGCCTGCAGTGCTGACGCTGGAGACAGTGGCGCACCTGGGCCTCCTCTACTTCCTCTTCTTGGTCGGCCTCGAGATGGACGTCAATGTCATCAGGCAGCCCGGGAAGAAGGCGCTCGTTATCACGCGTAGCCGGCATGGCGCTGCTGTTCTGCATCGGCACGGTGACGTCGTTCATCTTCCGGCACCAGGTGTCCAAGAACGTGCACTAGGCCTCCTTCCTGCTCTTCCTCGGCGTGGCGCTCTCTGTCACGGCGTTCCCGGTGCTGGCGCGCATCCTCGCCAAGATCAAGCTGCTCAACTCCGTGTTAGAATATATGTTTATCTATCATGTAGATCACATGTGTTGAGATAAAGTGACCGGTAGTTAGCTGAGTTTGTTAATATCTCGGGTAAACACAGGACCCGACAAGCTATATCTCTTAtgcatatacacacacacacacttccTCTCGCTGTTTTATGCGATCGATCAACACGAACTGTCGCACCGACAACGTTGATTCCAGATTGATTATCTTTCACTCCGACCTCGGCCGGATCGCCAtgtccgccgccatcgccatctcCGAGGTGATAGCTCGGCCTTCTCCTCCCTGCATGTGGGTGCTCCTCGCGAGGGTGGCCTTCGTGCTCGCCTGCCTCTACGTGGTGCCCCCTCATCCGCCGCGTCCCTGAGGGGGAGACCATCGGCGACGTGCACGTCACCCTCAACCTCACCGACGTCATGATCGCCGGCGTGTGCACCAACGCCATCGGCATCCACTCCGTGTTCGGCGCCTTCGTGTACGAGCTTGTCATCCCGACTCCCAAGCGGCCCGCTGGGCGTCGTGCTCATTGAGAAGCTCGAGGACTTCGTCATAggcttctctctcttttcgtCGCCATTAGTGGCCTTCGAACCAACATGATCGACGCGAAGCCCAGGTCGCCATTAACCGGAGCTCGGTCGCCTCGAAGCCAGGTCTCCACCTCAAAGGagagtggaaaaaaaaaactgatatgTGAGACCCACCGGATACCACATCAGTAAAaccaattaaaaattaagtcaAAACTGCCGAGAGACCTGTTTTAAACGGATTATACGAGTTTAGGGGTAAACATTTACGGATTATACGGGTTTAGGGGTaaacatttctggtattttGGTTAAGGATGAAAAACACTATCATTTAAGTTGAGGGACCTTtggtagatttttttcttattttatttatggctGCTAAACCTTGaatctttttttaagtaaactTTCAAACTCTTTTTCTGCGTTCGAGAGCGGGCAACCCTCCTGTGCTACTTTTAACCGGAAGATAACCTCATTGGCAATCGCCAACTGGAGCTCTGTATCCCATGCTTTGTTGAACTCCACGGCTTTAAAATCCCTAGCAAGGTGAGTTAATTTTCAGGTTTAGAATTAATGTTGAAGGGGTTTGTGGCAAGAATTTTCTTGTTCCAAGATTCCGTTACCGCCTCATGGTTTCTTTGCAGTTGTTAGAAATCGGTGGTAAAGATTGTCAGGTTTTAATATGGTATGCAGAACTCCGTACATCCAGAAAACTGTAAAatacatatttctaaaaacatatacaacctccattttttaattgatgtcgttgatttttggattacgtttgaccgttcgtattattaaaaaaattatatagttattgattattttgttatgatttgatttattactaaagtaactttaagtacaatttatagtttttcatatttttaaaaaaattgaataagactaatgatcaaacgtaaattcaaaagtcaaccgtattaattaaaaacaatcGAAGGGAGTAGTATACAATAAGTCAACAAACATTCCCATTCCACTTCCCttccaaaattaattacattgaGTTGAAGTTTTCTTTCTTGACAAAGAAAAACACTCTCAAGTAGTAAACAAAACCAATGAACCAAATCATGTCAAAAACTAATTAGGCAttcttccaaaaatatatatacacccaaAAAGTAAGCAGCCTCATTATAAACAATTCAATACCGCAACCCAAACATTTAAATACTTCTAAATATCAACACAGGATTATGTTGACCATCTCTAGTATTCTGTAGACATCAAGTTCCACCTGTGACCTTTCAACATCTgcatatgagaaaaaaaatatgtgtcaTGTCGAAATACTGAAAATTGAGTTGACAATACTGAGATTACAAATTATTCTTATTAATCAAAGTAATCATCTAAGAATTATCCTGCGGTTGGgcgagaaaaaagaaagggcaCTTGCACGATGGCATTAGTCCAGTAGAAATGGTAAATTTCGTTTTTAGTGAGATGAGCTGATGACTCTTATTTTGTCTTGTGTGCTGTGAGATCTAGCCGCCCGAGTGtcttggaaagaaaaaaaaaacaaagagatgACAAAACAAAAAGCCCAAATCATAGTTAGGGAAAAATACCGTTATGCCCTAATTGGCTTAGATCATTTCTAATGTACTACTGTATAATACTGATAATCCTAAAACCTCTCGTATGTTAGATAGTCTTTaccagaaaataaatacttaaCAATTGAAGTACCCTCAACAACACTTGGGAAATTTGGAAGGAACGCAACAACCGGTCTCTCAGAAGTTGCTAAGCCATGAGGCAGCAGATGATCAACAAGATAACTGAAGAGACGCATATGTAGAGCAAATCAGGAACAAACTACAAAAGAAGGTGCCAAGCCTAACAGTGTGAGAAATCAAAACTGAGGCTAGGCAGCTGGACTTgtttgaccaaaaaaaaaaaagagtaccCTCTGTTCAAACTTCCAACAAATGACTTATGGTGTGAAATTTTTCCACCAGATCTGCTAGTTTCAGATATAGCTGTCTTGTCTTTGATCAAGAGAAGTACACTAAAGCAAACAGAATTGCTAGCTGGTATTAACTATAGCAAGCAATAATATAACAAATGCAGTGGAACGGACAAAGTCTGAATGGCATTGGAATGGACCATCTTCTTACCTCAATTCAATCTTTACATCCAGCAAACACATCAATTACTCCACATAAATTCCACCATGGTGCTGGGGACCTCCTAACAAGTGGCATTCGGTTTCCATATGACGCTCCCTTTTAAATTCATTTGAAACGGACCAATAGTACAATTCAGAAATACATCACAGGCTCACAGAACAATTTCTGAAATTTGGCTAAACTTTCTTTTGTACTGACCTCGGAAATACAATTAGCATTACTTCTCTCGTCTTTATCTTCAGCGTTCTCAGGAACTGAACTCTGCAGTGAAGCAACCTCATCAATGTTATCTCCACTTGCCAAACTATCAGGCACCTCCTGTAGATTCTGATGCTTGTCAGAAGAGTCACAATATGTAGATGCAATACTTGATGATTCTATATTGAGCAGAGCTTCAGGTATCCTGCTGTCATCAGAAACGATCGCGTTCTGTATTTCTTCCTGCTGATTAAAAAGAACTACAACGCTATCAACCAATCCTGCTAAATTATTTTGATCCTTTTGTTCTGAGGTATTATCCTTATGATCATAGAGAATTGCATCATGGGCTGAACCATCTTTAGAGGCCAACACTATTAAGGTATCATCATTCCCACAATCATCAAGAACAACCTCCCTTGTTTCATGCTTGTCGATAAAATCAGAAATTTCAGATGAACTAGGAGCAGGTATCTCCGTATCGTCAAAATATTCTTCACTGTATTTGCAATGATTATTCCCGATACCACAATGAGATGATGTATCAAGCAATACTGCCTCCTTTTGATTCCTTTCATCAAGAAAATCCATGGTCAACCTTTCCACCCCATTCTTGACagaaaaatcatgaaattCAGATGTAATAGCTGACAGTACAGTCGGAAATGAATCACCTGATTTGATGCCATATCTGCTTTTAGTTTCTTCCTCAAACCAATCAATTGGCAAATCTTGTATCTGATGCTTTTCTGGTAACCCATCAGAATGGACAATAGCCTCCGCCCCTCTTTGTATCTCAAAGATAATCACCTCTTCGATAAGTTGTTCATCATCACCTCTTTGTATGTCTTGAGGCTCATCAGAATTAACACGCACCTCTTCTATCTCAAACCTTTTAGCACAATCTTCAGCTGAAGCAGAGTCACCAGCAAAAAGTTCAGACGAAACCTTCAGACTGGCCTTCTTCTCTTCCGTGCCTTCTTCTGCAACGTCCTCTCCATGTTGCCCATCAGCATCACGGCCATGACCTTCGCTATCCCTCTCAAAAAATCCACCTTTCCCGTCCTTGTTCCACAGGGAGCGAAGAAAATACAGCAAGGTGAACCAGACAAACAACACGAGGAACACAAGCACGGCCAAGAACAGCGCGGGAGGAACCAGCACCCAAGCTGACAGCAGCGAGATAAACCGAGGCGAGGAGGCGCCGCAGACCCGGCGAGGAAGATGGTAGTGGACGTGAAaatggcggccgccgccgccgtcgccggctctcctccctctctgcctcctcctgccACAGCTCAGAGCCATGGCTGGCTGCAAGAGGAGGACATGGAGCAGCACAAACGCAAGAGGAGGAAAGATTCTGCCAATGCGTGGCCTAGTTTTCTTCCGTTTGCTTGGCTTTCGtgccgtctcctcctccaaaGCCGAAAAATTCGAACTTGGTGAAAGGCGACggcttctttcttttttggggGGAGGGGGTTTGATTATGCAATATGTCTGAAATTTGTGCACTGTTTGGGACCCGCCAAGAAGAGTTGAAGCTCAAACCTCGAGCTAGTGGCTTGTTAGTGGATCATGGGTCAGGGTCATTTGTGTTTTTGATTAAGATAGGACAGATAAAGTTTGGGTCTTGGAAGGCTATCTGCATCAAGTGTGTTCAGAAAGAAAGGAGGTTGAAGTTACTGAATTGACGTTGTCCCGAGATAATCTCTAGGTTAATATATACTAGTGTCACCATTAAGGCCAATAACTTTCTCCTTtctggaaagaaaagaaacggaGGCCAATATTTCAACTGGTTATATAATTTCGTTCTAAACTGTCGAACCAATTTAGAAAAGGGTACTCATATTTCCTTTTGTATACTACCTCCCCCTGgttatatatactaatctttAAGATAAGATTTAGCTAGTAATTCAAAGATTTAAAAGTTTGGTTCTAAACTGTAGAACCAATTTAGAAAGAGATTTGTtttagtccaacaaaaaatatcgaggtaccggtacctcgcgatatcaaatcatttataatcgttggatctaatagtGCACATTCTACACAACTAGATCCAATAGTGGAAAGCGATTTGGTACCtacctcgagttactttttattggaccagagcaaatctcatTTAGAAAAGAGTACtcatatttccttttttatagTGCCTCCCTCTAGTTATGTATGCTAATCTTTAAGAAAAGATTTAGCTAATAATTCAAAGATTTAAAAGTTCTATAACAGCATGCCATAGATACCAAATATTTATTAGCGGAGGGAGTGCTAATTCGAGTCCTCCTATAATAAAACACCCTGTCAAGTAGAAATTCTAGCATTACTAGAAATAGTATTAGAAGTATAACTTTCCTATCCGTCtgtctttaatttttttttataacagaaTAAGCCTTCTCGCTATGACACATTGAAAAACATAATGTTCgaccatttatattatttaaaattttagtgtaaatattaaaagatATAAATTGTGCTACCTTTGATGACAAAACGtaccataataaaataagtggtacttatatattttggttAAGACGAATGTTCAGATAATAGTTTACTGTAGCAGCGTTATAATACTTAAGACAGTCTAGTCAATTATGccattattaaattatttgataaGTCATGTATAATCTAATCAATAGTGACTAAAAAATTGATGTAATACTAATTCTCagagaaaatctaatctaTGAATAATCTTTAGCGGTTAGCaaattgaaaaagaaattaaatacattCACTGTGATGTGCGgtgaaaaacagaaaaagtaattgaatgcatgcatggcggTGATCGATGGTAGGGCAAATTGGCAGATTGACGATGGATGCTGGCGTCGTTGTCTTTCCGTTCCGTTGAACAGCCAGCTGGAAATCAGTTGAtgtgctcgccgtcggcgtgcTTAGCGTGGACTCGAAATCGATGACTAGTGTTGGGATCTAGACTCTGATaccatatgaaaaatattgattAGGAGAGAAATCTATGATCTGTTGTATATTACATTAGCCCTCACGGGTATATTTATAGTGtacataggagatagaaacttaaagtagaagataaatattctatcgtatttCTCtaagattttatctttatctataGAGTTTCTATTGGACTCTGTTATGTCTAACCGTATTATCTATATCTCTACCACCGTAGTCCAATATCTATTTGGTGACACTTAGCAAGTTGGGTAAGGGTGCATGGTCTTATTACTAAGCTATTCATCCAAGATGACTTTGACAATTGACACTTTCGATAAGGTCTTGGTGATAGTTTGAGCCTGGGATATATTCAGCTCAGCTAGCACTCACTTACCTTCAAAACATCATCATCTTAATCATCGATCGATAGTTCGATACACTAGATTGGTATGAATTCAAGACATAACTGATGTGGAGGAAGATGGTTCAAAATTATCAATCTCGGAGCCTTGAGTCGAGAACTCAAACTATGGGTGAAAACAAGGACGGATATTTCCCGCCCGTCCGCCCGCCCATATTAATTCGGGATAAATTCGGGTCAGTTA
Encoded proteins:
- the LOC102721450 gene encoding uncharacterized protein LOC102721450, which produces MSPAVDQPWTKSTVDRPNVSPTEYDTFDALVYFEVVAEVPTYCIIKPPPPKKERSRRLSPSSNFSALEEETARKPSKRKKTRPRIGRIFPPLAFVLLHVLLLQPAMALSCGRRRQRGRRAGDGGGGRHFHVHYHLPRRVCGASSPRFISLLSAWVLVPPALFLAVLVFLVLFVWFTLLYFLRSLWNKDGKGGFFERDSEGHGRDADGQHGEDVAEEGTEEKKASLKVSSELFAGDSASAEDCAKRFEIEEVRVNSDEPQDIQRGDDEQLIEEVIIFEIQRGAEAIVHSDGLPEKHQIQDLPIDWFEEETKSRYGIKSGDSFPTVLSAITSEFHDFSVKNGVERLTMDFLDERNQKEAVLLDTSSHCGIGNNHCKYSEEYFDDTEIPAPSSSEISDFIDKHETREVVLDDCGNDDTLIVLASKDGSAHDAILYDHKDNTSEQKDQNNLAGLVDSVVVLFNQQEEIQNAIVSDDSRIPEALLNIESSSIASTYCDSSDKHQNLQEVPDSLASGDNIDEVASLQSSVPENAEDKDERSNANCISEGASYGNRMPLVRRSPAPWWNLCGVIDVFAGCKD